The genomic DNA GCCGCCGCTGCCGCCAAAGATGTCGCTGAAGGCGCTGAAGATGTCGTTGATATCCTGGAAACCCTGCTGACCGGTGCCATTGCCGCGCACGCCGGCGTGGCCGAATCGGTCGTACCGGGACCGTTTCTCCGGACTGGACAGCACCTCATAGGCCTCCGCGGCCTCTTTGAACATCGCCTCCGCCTCCTTGTCGTCCGGGTTGCGATCCGGGTGGTACTTCAACGCCTGCTGGCGATAGGCGCGCTTGAGGTCGGCCTCGGTGGCCGTCTTGTTCACACCCAGTATTTCGTAGTAATCGCGCATAAATCGGAAGAGGCTTGCGGCTACGCCTTACCGGGCGTTCGGGACTATTGCTGGTCGCGGAAACGCCGTGCGCAACGCTGTCGGCGCGCGCGCGTTCCACGGCGGGCGCAGTTTGGGGGGATTACAGGGGGGATCAGGAGGACACGACGACCTTCGTGTGGCGGATCACCCGATCCCCCATACGGTATCCTTTCTGCAGCTCACTCAGTACGACCCCCGCCTCGGTATCGGCGGGCGCCGGCTGCTGCATGAGGGCATCGTGTTCATTTTCATTAAACGGCTGCCCGACGGCCTGGATGTGCTCGACACCCAGGCGCACCATCTCGTCGTTGAATTTGCGGAAGACGAGTTCCACGCCTTCCTTGAGCTTGACGTACATAGGGTCGAGCGCCTGCTGGTCCGACTCGAGCTTCGACGCCGCATCGAGCGACCGGCCGAGGTCGTCCAGCACTTCGAGCATCCGCTGCACGACATGGACCTGGCTGGACTGCACGATCGTGAGCCTCTCGGTGTCGGTGCGTCGTTTATAGTTCTGGAATTCAGCCGCCTGGCGGAGCAGGCGATCTTTCGTGTCTTTCAATTCGGCGCGCAGCCGGGCCACCTCTCCAGAAGCCTCGGGCTCGGCACGCGAGCCGGCCCCCGGGGGCGGCATGGCGTCTGCCTCCCGGGTACGGGCCATTTCTTCCGATGCGGGGGCCGCGTGAGTATCATCTTGCACGGATTCTTCCTGTATGTC from Rhodothermales bacterium includes the following:
- a CDS encoding nucleotide exchange factor GrpE, which encodes MQDDTHAAPASEEMARTREADAMPPPGAGSRAEPEASGEVARLRAELKDTKDRLLRQAAEFQNYKRRTDTERLTIVQSSQVHVVQRMLEVLDDLGRSLDAASKLESDQQALDPMYVKLKEGVELVFRKFNDEMVRLGVEHIQAVGQPFNENEHDALMQQPAPADTEAGVVLSELQKGYRMGDRVIRHTKVVVSS
- a CDS encoding DnaJ domain-containing protein; this encodes MRDYYEILGVNKTATEADLKRAYRQQALKYHPDRNPDDKEAEAMFKEAAEAYEVLSSPEKRSRYDRFGHAGVRGNGTGQQGFQDINDIFSAFSDIFGGSGG